Proteins from a single region of Anastrepha ludens isolate Willacy chromosome 5, idAnaLude1.1, whole genome shotgun sequence:
- the LOC128862932 gene encoding serine/threonine-protein phosphatase PP2A 65 kDa regulatory subunit isoform X2: protein MAASDKSVDDSLYPIAVLIDELKNEDVQLRLNSIKKLSTIALALGEERTRSELIPFLTETIYDEDEVLLALADQLGNFTSLVGGPEYAMYLIPPLESLATVEETVVRDKAVESLRTVAAEHSAQDLEIHVVPTLQRLVSGDWFTSRTSACGLFSVCYPRVSQPVKAELRANFRKLCQDETPMVRRAAASKLGEFAKVVEIEYLKSDLIPNFVQLAQDDQDSVRLLAVEACVSIAQLLPQEDVEHLVLPTLRQCASDSSWRVRYMVAEKFVELQKAVGPEITRVDLVPAFQYLLKDAEAEVRAAVATKVKDFCANLDKTNQVQIIMTSILPYVRDLVSDPNPHVKSALASVIMGLSPMLGAYNTVEHLLPLFLTQLKDECPEVRLNIISNLDCVNDVIGIQQLSQSLLPAIVELAEDSKWRVRLAIIEYMPALAGQLGQEFFDQKLRGLCMGWLNDHVYAIREAATLNMKKLVEQFGAQWAEQAIIPMILVMSRNKNYLHRMTCLFCLNMLAEVCGTDITTKLLLPTVLLLATDPVANVRFNVAKTLQKISPFLEASVIDSQVKPTLEKLNADPDVDVKHFASEAIAGIAAEMELDIFRSVIPPVEGKANSASLMAKLAVQPPPESITEENAFNS from the exons atggcAGCAAGCGACAAGTCTGTCGATGACTCCCTTTACCCGATCGCTGTACTAATCGATGAGTTGAAAAATGAGGATGTCCAG ttACGGTTAAACTCGATTAAAAAATTGTCGACAATAGCACTTGCTCTGGGAGAGGAGCGTACACGTTCTGAGCTAATTCCATTTTTGACCGAAACAATTTATGACGAAGATGAAGTACTTTTAGCATTGGCTGATCAACTTGGCAATTTTACAA GTTTGGTAGGTGGGCCAGAATATGCCATGTACTTGATACCACCCCTCGAGAGCTTAGCAACAGTTGAAGAAACTGTGGTTCGCGACAAAGCAGTAGAATCCTTACGCACAGTAGCAGCAGAACATAGCGCTCAAGATTTAGAAATCCATGTGGTGCCGACATTGCAACGTTTGGTTTCTGGTGACTGGTTCACTTCACGTACTTCGGCCTGTGGACTCTTCTCGGTTTGCTATCCGAGAGTGTCTCAACCTGTGAAAGCCGAATTGCGTGCAAACTTCCGTAAGTTGTGTCAGGATGAAACACCAATGGTTCGACGTGCTGCTGCAAGCAAATTGGGTGAATTTGCTAAAGTGGTGGAAATAGAATATCTGAAGTCAGATTTGATTCCGAATTTTGTGCAATTAGCACAAGACGACCAG GACTCGGTTCGTTTGTTGGCAGTAGAAGCCTGTGTTAGCATTGCCCAATTGCTACCTCAAGAGGATGTGGAACat TTGGTTTTGCCAACACTACGACAGTGTGCTAGCGATTCTTCTTGGCGTGTGCGGTATATGGTTgctgaaaaatttgttgaattgcaAAAGGCCGTTGGCCCGGAAATAACCCGTGTCGATTTAGTACCCGCTTTTCAG taTTTACTAAAGGATGCTGAAGCTGAAGTACGTGCAGCAGTTGCCACCAAGGTAAAGGACTTTTGCGCCAATCTAGACAAAACCAATCAAGTTCAGATTATTATGACTTCAATATTGCCATATGTGCGTGATTTAGTGTCTGATCCTAACCCTCACGTAAAATCAGCCTTAGCATCGGTTATTATGGGGTTAAGTCCTATGTTGGGCGCATACAATACTGTTGAACATCTTTTACCCTTATTCCTCACACAACTAAAGGATGAATGTCCTGAGGTTAGGTTGAATATAATTTCAAACCTAGACTGTGTTAACGACGTCATTGGTATCCAGCAACTCTCGCAG TCGTTATTGCCAGCTATTGTGGAACTAGCTGAAGACTCTAAATGGCGTGTGCGTTTGGCTATTATTGAATATATGCCCGCCTTGGCAGGCCAATTGGGCCAAGAATTCTTCGATCAAAAACTTCGTGGCTTATGTATGGGATGGTTGAATGATCATGTCTACGCTATTCGTGAGGCGGCCACATTGAATATGAAAAAACTAGTTGAGCAGTTTGGTGCCCAATGGGCCGAACAAGCCATTATTCCTATGATTTTGGTTATGTCGCGCAATAAAAACTACTTGCATC gtaTGACGTGCCTGTTTTGTCTAAACATGCTTGCCGAAGTTTGTGGCACAGATATCACTACGAAATTGCTTCTGCCAACAGTGCTCCTATTGGCGACAGATCCTGTAGCAAATGTTCGATTTAATGTTGCTAAAACTCTACAGAAGATATCTCCGTTTCTTGAGGCTAGTGTTATCGACTCCCAAGTAAAACCAACACTTGAGAAACTAAATGCTGATCCTGATGTTGACGTAAAACATTTCGCTTCAGAAGCCATTGCGGGTATCGCTGCAG AAATGGAATTAGACATTTTTAGATCGGTTATCCCGCCAGTTGAGGGCAAAGCGAACTCTGCGTCCTTAATGGCAAAATTGGCTGTTCAGCCGCCTCCAGAAAGTATTACTGAGGAAAATGCATTTAACT CGTAA
- the LOC128862932 gene encoding serine/threonine-protein phosphatase PP2A 65 kDa regulatory subunit isoform X1 translates to MAASDKSVDDSLYPIAVLIDELKNEDVQLRLNSIKKLSTIALALGEERTRSELIPFLTETIYDEDEVLLALADQLGNFTSLVGGPEYAMYLIPPLESLATVEETVVRDKAVESLRTVAAEHSAQDLEIHVVPTLQRLVSGDWFTSRTSACGLFSVCYPRVSQPVKAELRANFRKLCQDETPMVRRAAASKLGEFAKVVEIEYLKSDLIPNFVQLAQDDQDSVRLLAVEACVSIAQLLPQEDVEHLVLPTLRQCASDSSWRVRYMVAEKFVELQKAVGPEITRVDLVPAFQYLLKDAEAEVRAAVATKVKDFCANLDKTNQVQIIMTSILPYVRDLVSDPNPHVKSALASVIMGLSPMLGAYNTVEHLLPLFLTQLKDECPEVRLNIISNLDCVNDVIGIQQLSQSLLPAIVELAEDSKWRVRLAIIEYMPALAGQLGQEFFDQKLRGLCMGWLNDHVYAIREAATLNMKKLVEQFGAQWAEQAIIPMILVMSRNKNYLHRMTCLFCLNMLAEVCGTDITTKLLLPTVLLLATDPVANVRFNVAKTLQKISPFLEASVIDSQVKPTLEKLNADPDVDVKHFASEAIAGIAAEMELDIFRSVIPPVEGKANSASLMAKLAVQPPPESITEENAFNSEVKNGKD, encoded by the exons atggcAGCAAGCGACAAGTCTGTCGATGACTCCCTTTACCCGATCGCTGTACTAATCGATGAGTTGAAAAATGAGGATGTCCAG ttACGGTTAAACTCGATTAAAAAATTGTCGACAATAGCACTTGCTCTGGGAGAGGAGCGTACACGTTCTGAGCTAATTCCATTTTTGACCGAAACAATTTATGACGAAGATGAAGTACTTTTAGCATTGGCTGATCAACTTGGCAATTTTACAA GTTTGGTAGGTGGGCCAGAATATGCCATGTACTTGATACCACCCCTCGAGAGCTTAGCAACAGTTGAAGAAACTGTGGTTCGCGACAAAGCAGTAGAATCCTTACGCACAGTAGCAGCAGAACATAGCGCTCAAGATTTAGAAATCCATGTGGTGCCGACATTGCAACGTTTGGTTTCTGGTGACTGGTTCACTTCACGTACTTCGGCCTGTGGACTCTTCTCGGTTTGCTATCCGAGAGTGTCTCAACCTGTGAAAGCCGAATTGCGTGCAAACTTCCGTAAGTTGTGTCAGGATGAAACACCAATGGTTCGACGTGCTGCTGCAAGCAAATTGGGTGAATTTGCTAAAGTGGTGGAAATAGAATATCTGAAGTCAGATTTGATTCCGAATTTTGTGCAATTAGCACAAGACGACCAG GACTCGGTTCGTTTGTTGGCAGTAGAAGCCTGTGTTAGCATTGCCCAATTGCTACCTCAAGAGGATGTGGAACat TTGGTTTTGCCAACACTACGACAGTGTGCTAGCGATTCTTCTTGGCGTGTGCGGTATATGGTTgctgaaaaatttgttgaattgcaAAAGGCCGTTGGCCCGGAAATAACCCGTGTCGATTTAGTACCCGCTTTTCAG taTTTACTAAAGGATGCTGAAGCTGAAGTACGTGCAGCAGTTGCCACCAAGGTAAAGGACTTTTGCGCCAATCTAGACAAAACCAATCAAGTTCAGATTATTATGACTTCAATATTGCCATATGTGCGTGATTTAGTGTCTGATCCTAACCCTCACGTAAAATCAGCCTTAGCATCGGTTATTATGGGGTTAAGTCCTATGTTGGGCGCATACAATACTGTTGAACATCTTTTACCCTTATTCCTCACACAACTAAAGGATGAATGTCCTGAGGTTAGGTTGAATATAATTTCAAACCTAGACTGTGTTAACGACGTCATTGGTATCCAGCAACTCTCGCAG TCGTTATTGCCAGCTATTGTGGAACTAGCTGAAGACTCTAAATGGCGTGTGCGTTTGGCTATTATTGAATATATGCCCGCCTTGGCAGGCCAATTGGGCCAAGAATTCTTCGATCAAAAACTTCGTGGCTTATGTATGGGATGGTTGAATGATCATGTCTACGCTATTCGTGAGGCGGCCACATTGAATATGAAAAAACTAGTTGAGCAGTTTGGTGCCCAATGGGCCGAACAAGCCATTATTCCTATGATTTTGGTTATGTCGCGCAATAAAAACTACTTGCATC gtaTGACGTGCCTGTTTTGTCTAAACATGCTTGCCGAAGTTTGTGGCACAGATATCACTACGAAATTGCTTCTGCCAACAGTGCTCCTATTGGCGACAGATCCTGTAGCAAATGTTCGATTTAATGTTGCTAAAACTCTACAGAAGATATCTCCGTTTCTTGAGGCTAGTGTTATCGACTCCCAAGTAAAACCAACACTTGAGAAACTAAATGCTGATCCTGATGTTGACGTAAAACATTTCGCTTCAGAAGCCATTGCGGGTATCGCTGCAG AAATGGAATTAGACATTTTTAGATCGGTTATCCCGCCAGTTGAGGGCAAAGCGAACTCTGCGTCCTTAATGGCAAAATTGGCTGTTCAGCCGCCTCCAGAAAGTATTACTGAGGAAAATGCATTTAACT ccgAAGTAAAAAATGGCAAGGATTAA
- the LOC128862932 gene encoding serine/threonine-protein phosphatase PP2A 65 kDa regulatory subunit isoform X4 — MAASDKSVDDSLYPIAVLIDELKNEDVQLRLNSIKKLSTIALALGEERTRSELIPFLTETIYDEDEVLLALADQLGNFTSLVGGPEYAMYLIPPLESLATVEETVVRDKAVESLRTVAAEHSAQDLEIHVVPTLQRLVSGDWFTSRTSACGLFSVCYPRVSQPVKAELRANFRKLCQDETPMVRRAAASKLGEFAKVVEIEYLKSDLIPNFVQLAQDDQDSVRLLAVEACVSIAQLLPQEDVEHLVLPTLRQCASDSSWRVRYMVAEKFVELQKAVGPEITRVDLVPAFQYLLKDAEAEVRAAVATKVKDFCANLDKTNQVQIIMTSILPYVRDLVSDPNPHVKSALASVIMGLSPMLGAYNTVEHLLPLFLTQLKDECPEVRLNIISNLDCVNDVIGIQQLSQSLLPAIVELAEDSKWRVRLAIIEYMPALAGQLGQEFFDQKLRGLCMGWLNDHVYAIREAATLNMKKLVEQFGAQWAEQAIIPMILVMSRNKNYLHRMTCLFCLNMLAEVCGTDITTKLLLPTVLLLATDPVANVRFNVAKTLQKISPFLEASVIDSQVKPTLEKLNADPDVDVKHFASEAIAGIAAA, encoded by the exons atggcAGCAAGCGACAAGTCTGTCGATGACTCCCTTTACCCGATCGCTGTACTAATCGATGAGTTGAAAAATGAGGATGTCCAG ttACGGTTAAACTCGATTAAAAAATTGTCGACAATAGCACTTGCTCTGGGAGAGGAGCGTACACGTTCTGAGCTAATTCCATTTTTGACCGAAACAATTTATGACGAAGATGAAGTACTTTTAGCATTGGCTGATCAACTTGGCAATTTTACAA GTTTGGTAGGTGGGCCAGAATATGCCATGTACTTGATACCACCCCTCGAGAGCTTAGCAACAGTTGAAGAAACTGTGGTTCGCGACAAAGCAGTAGAATCCTTACGCACAGTAGCAGCAGAACATAGCGCTCAAGATTTAGAAATCCATGTGGTGCCGACATTGCAACGTTTGGTTTCTGGTGACTGGTTCACTTCACGTACTTCGGCCTGTGGACTCTTCTCGGTTTGCTATCCGAGAGTGTCTCAACCTGTGAAAGCCGAATTGCGTGCAAACTTCCGTAAGTTGTGTCAGGATGAAACACCAATGGTTCGACGTGCTGCTGCAAGCAAATTGGGTGAATTTGCTAAAGTGGTGGAAATAGAATATCTGAAGTCAGATTTGATTCCGAATTTTGTGCAATTAGCACAAGACGACCAG GACTCGGTTCGTTTGTTGGCAGTAGAAGCCTGTGTTAGCATTGCCCAATTGCTACCTCAAGAGGATGTGGAACat TTGGTTTTGCCAACACTACGACAGTGTGCTAGCGATTCTTCTTGGCGTGTGCGGTATATGGTTgctgaaaaatttgttgaattgcaAAAGGCCGTTGGCCCGGAAATAACCCGTGTCGATTTAGTACCCGCTTTTCAG taTTTACTAAAGGATGCTGAAGCTGAAGTACGTGCAGCAGTTGCCACCAAGGTAAAGGACTTTTGCGCCAATCTAGACAAAACCAATCAAGTTCAGATTATTATGACTTCAATATTGCCATATGTGCGTGATTTAGTGTCTGATCCTAACCCTCACGTAAAATCAGCCTTAGCATCGGTTATTATGGGGTTAAGTCCTATGTTGGGCGCATACAATACTGTTGAACATCTTTTACCCTTATTCCTCACACAACTAAAGGATGAATGTCCTGAGGTTAGGTTGAATATAATTTCAAACCTAGACTGTGTTAACGACGTCATTGGTATCCAGCAACTCTCGCAG TCGTTATTGCCAGCTATTGTGGAACTAGCTGAAGACTCTAAATGGCGTGTGCGTTTGGCTATTATTGAATATATGCCCGCCTTGGCAGGCCAATTGGGCCAAGAATTCTTCGATCAAAAACTTCGTGGCTTATGTATGGGATGGTTGAATGATCATGTCTACGCTATTCGTGAGGCGGCCACATTGAATATGAAAAAACTAGTTGAGCAGTTTGGTGCCCAATGGGCCGAACAAGCCATTATTCCTATGATTTTGGTTATGTCGCGCAATAAAAACTACTTGCATC gtaTGACGTGCCTGTTTTGTCTAAACATGCTTGCCGAAGTTTGTGGCACAGATATCACTACGAAATTGCTTCTGCCAACAGTGCTCCTATTGGCGACAGATCCTGTAGCAAATGTTCGATTTAATGTTGCTAAAACTCTACAGAAGATATCTCCGTTTCTTGAGGCTAGTGTTATCGACTCCCAAGTAAAACCAACACTTGAGAAACTAAATGCTGATCCTGATGTTGACGTAAAACATTTCGCTTCAGAAGCCATTGCGGGTATCGCTGCAG CGTAA
- the LOC128862932 gene encoding serine/threonine-protein phosphatase PP2A 65 kDa regulatory subunit isoform X3, with protein sequence MAASDKSVDDSLYPIAVLIDELKNEDVQLRLNSIKKLSTIALALGEERTRSELIPFLTETIYDEDEVLLALADQLGNFTSLVGGPEYAMYLIPPLESLATVEETVVRDKAVESLRTVAAEHSAQDLEIHVVPTLQRLVSGDWFTSRTSACGLFSVCYPRVSQPVKAELRANFRKLCQDETPMVRRAAASKLGEFAKVVEIEYLKSDLIPNFVQLAQDDQDSVRLLAVEACVSIAQLLPQEDVEHLVLPTLRQCASDSSWRVRYMVAEKFVELQKAVGPEITRVDLVPAFQYLLKDAEAEVRAAVATKVKDFCANLDKTNQVQIIMTSILPYVRDLVSDPNPHVKSALASVIMGLSPMLGAYNTVEHLLPLFLTQLKDECPEVRLNIISNLDCVNDVIGIQQLSQSLLPAIVELAEDSKWRVRLAIIEYMPALAGQLGQEFFDQKLRGLCMGWLNDHVYAIREAATLNMKKLVEQFGAQWAEQAIIPMILVMSRNKNYLHRMTCLFCLNMLAEVCGTDITTKLLLPTVLLLATDPVANVRFNVAKTLQKISPFLEASVIDSQVKPTLEKLNADPDVDVKHFASEAIAGIAAAEVKNGKD encoded by the exons atggcAGCAAGCGACAAGTCTGTCGATGACTCCCTTTACCCGATCGCTGTACTAATCGATGAGTTGAAAAATGAGGATGTCCAG ttACGGTTAAACTCGATTAAAAAATTGTCGACAATAGCACTTGCTCTGGGAGAGGAGCGTACACGTTCTGAGCTAATTCCATTTTTGACCGAAACAATTTATGACGAAGATGAAGTACTTTTAGCATTGGCTGATCAACTTGGCAATTTTACAA GTTTGGTAGGTGGGCCAGAATATGCCATGTACTTGATACCACCCCTCGAGAGCTTAGCAACAGTTGAAGAAACTGTGGTTCGCGACAAAGCAGTAGAATCCTTACGCACAGTAGCAGCAGAACATAGCGCTCAAGATTTAGAAATCCATGTGGTGCCGACATTGCAACGTTTGGTTTCTGGTGACTGGTTCACTTCACGTACTTCGGCCTGTGGACTCTTCTCGGTTTGCTATCCGAGAGTGTCTCAACCTGTGAAAGCCGAATTGCGTGCAAACTTCCGTAAGTTGTGTCAGGATGAAACACCAATGGTTCGACGTGCTGCTGCAAGCAAATTGGGTGAATTTGCTAAAGTGGTGGAAATAGAATATCTGAAGTCAGATTTGATTCCGAATTTTGTGCAATTAGCACAAGACGACCAG GACTCGGTTCGTTTGTTGGCAGTAGAAGCCTGTGTTAGCATTGCCCAATTGCTACCTCAAGAGGATGTGGAACat TTGGTTTTGCCAACACTACGACAGTGTGCTAGCGATTCTTCTTGGCGTGTGCGGTATATGGTTgctgaaaaatttgttgaattgcaAAAGGCCGTTGGCCCGGAAATAACCCGTGTCGATTTAGTACCCGCTTTTCAG taTTTACTAAAGGATGCTGAAGCTGAAGTACGTGCAGCAGTTGCCACCAAGGTAAAGGACTTTTGCGCCAATCTAGACAAAACCAATCAAGTTCAGATTATTATGACTTCAATATTGCCATATGTGCGTGATTTAGTGTCTGATCCTAACCCTCACGTAAAATCAGCCTTAGCATCGGTTATTATGGGGTTAAGTCCTATGTTGGGCGCATACAATACTGTTGAACATCTTTTACCCTTATTCCTCACACAACTAAAGGATGAATGTCCTGAGGTTAGGTTGAATATAATTTCAAACCTAGACTGTGTTAACGACGTCATTGGTATCCAGCAACTCTCGCAG TCGTTATTGCCAGCTATTGTGGAACTAGCTGAAGACTCTAAATGGCGTGTGCGTTTGGCTATTATTGAATATATGCCCGCCTTGGCAGGCCAATTGGGCCAAGAATTCTTCGATCAAAAACTTCGTGGCTTATGTATGGGATGGTTGAATGATCATGTCTACGCTATTCGTGAGGCGGCCACATTGAATATGAAAAAACTAGTTGAGCAGTTTGGTGCCCAATGGGCCGAACAAGCCATTATTCCTATGATTTTGGTTATGTCGCGCAATAAAAACTACTTGCATC gtaTGACGTGCCTGTTTTGTCTAAACATGCTTGCCGAAGTTTGTGGCACAGATATCACTACGAAATTGCTTCTGCCAACAGTGCTCCTATTGGCGACAGATCCTGTAGCAAATGTTCGATTTAATGTTGCTAAAACTCTACAGAAGATATCTCCGTTTCTTGAGGCTAGTGTTATCGACTCCCAAGTAAAACCAACACTTGAGAAACTAAATGCTGATCCTGATGTTGACGTAAAACATTTCGCTTCAGAAGCCATTGCGGGTATCGCTGCAG ccgAAGTAAAAAATGGCAAGGATTAA